A genome region from Pseudomonas helmanticensis includes the following:
- a CDS encoding TetR/AcrR family transcriptional regulator: protein MAPRIKTSERIVQNSLELFNQQGERSISTNHIAAHMEISPGNLYYHFPNKQAIIAVLFSEYEALVDSFLRPPQGRAATVEDKRFYLKELLSAMWGYRFLHRDLEHLLDSDPELAARYRRFSQRCVIQGAAIYEGFVAAGILKMDRVQIESLTLNAWIILTSWVRFLCTTRENSNHLSEQAVKRGVYQVLVLEAGFVTDEARDQVNALFDEFYVPLAQALEDVK from the coding sequence ATGGCCCCACGAATAAAAACCAGCGAGCGCATCGTGCAGAACAGCCTCGAGCTGTTCAATCAACAGGGCGAGCGCAGCATCAGCACCAACCACATCGCCGCGCACATGGAGATTTCTCCGGGCAACCTGTACTACCACTTCCCCAACAAGCAGGCGATCATCGCCGTGCTGTTCAGTGAGTACGAGGCCTTGGTGGACAGCTTCCTGCGCCCGCCGCAGGGGCGTGCTGCGACGGTTGAAGACAAGCGTTTCTATCTCAAGGAACTGCTCTCGGCGATGTGGGGTTACCGCTTTCTGCACCGCGACCTTGAACATCTGCTCGACAGCGATCCGGAACTGGCCGCGCGTTATCGGCGCTTCTCGCAGCGCTGCGTGATTCAGGGCGCCGCGATCTACGAAGGCTTTGTTGCCGCCGGAATCCTCAAGATGGACCGTGTGCAGATTGAATCCCTGACGCTCAACGCCTGGATCATCCTGACCTCGTGGGTGCGTTTCCTCTGCACCACCCGTGAAAATTCCAACCACCTCAGCGAGCAAGCGGTTAAACGCGGCGTGTATCAGGTGTTGGTGCTCGAAGCCGGGTTTGTCACCGATGAGGCGCGCGACCAGGTCAACGCCCTGTTCGACGAGTTCTATGTCCCCCTGGCCCAGGCCCTCGAAGACGTGAAATAA